A stretch of the Sulfurospirillum sp. UCH001 genome encodes the following:
- a CDS encoding molybdopterin-binding protein — protein sequence MNRLPAVVTDIEGEQNLHIITFDYAGNRLKMMGLDLPKGLHVNAHVTLGIKPSHVAIAKNLSGELSYSNQLFATIVSIENGKLLSSIVLRSHENEMQSFITLSSSLRMNLHVGDHVVLLIKASELFVLEVLDV from the coding sequence ATGAATAGACTGCCTGCGGTTGTAACAGACATTGAAGGTGAGCAGAACCTACATATCATCACGTTTGATTATGCAGGAAATCGACTTAAAATGATGGGGCTTGATTTGCCTAAGGGGCTACATGTCAATGCACATGTAACCCTTGGCATCAAGCCTTCGCATGTGGCGATTGCTAAAAATCTAAGTGGAGAGCTTAGTTATTCCAACCAACTCTTTGCTACGATTGTTAGTATTGAAAATGGAAAATTGCTGAGTAGTATTGTGCTACGTTCACATGAAAACGAGATGCAAAGTTTTATTACTCTAAGCTCTTCTTTACGGATGAATCTTCACGTAGGAGATCACGTTGTATTGTTGATTAAAGCAAGTGAACTCTTTGTTCTGGAGGTTTTAGATGTTTGA
- a CDS encoding D-alanyl-D-alanine carboxypeptidase family protein, which produces MTQKILSLICGACIITSSLSAAYLDKETADRIKRNTDAIIAKDLSNKQLIFAKDEQKINQPASLTKIMTAMLAIESGRMNDVVTITREMIQVEPTKAGLRVGEKFYLRDLVKAAMVMSANDAAMSIGVFLGDGDVDKFVAMMNRKAKAIGMKNTNFTNPCGFDSSHFGNHYSTALDLLTLSEYAIKNSAFNDMAKLKRHDFQSLNTKRGYAAYTHNKLLNNYKYAVGIKTGFTQKAGPCLIARAKKDDKDILVVMLNSEHRWNDIKTIFEDVLPDITETRSSAKKAAAPSKNSKKTASGKKKAQKIA; this is translated from the coding sequence ATGACACAAAAAATTTTATCGCTTATCTGCGGCGCATGTATTATTACGAGCTCACTGAGTGCAGCTTACCTTGACAAAGAGACTGCGGATCGTATTAAACGCAATACCGATGCTATTATTGCAAAAGATTTGAGTAACAAACAACTTATTTTTGCTAAAGATGAACAAAAAATCAATCAACCTGCAAGTTTAACTAAAATTATGACTGCTATGTTAGCGATAGAAAGTGGAAGAATGAACGACGTGGTAACCATCACTCGAGAAATGATCCAAGTTGAGCCTACCAAAGCAGGTCTTAGAGTTGGCGAAAAATTTTATCTACGTGATCTTGTGAAAGCAGCAATGGTTATGTCTGCTAATGATGCTGCTATGAGTATTGGTGTCTTTTTAGGCGATGGCGATGTCGATAAATTTGTAGCTATGATGAACAGAAAAGCAAAAGCAATTGGTATGAAAAATACTAATTTTACCAATCCATGTGGTTTTGATAGTAGCCATTTTGGCAACCACTACTCTACCGCACTTGATCTTTTAACGCTCAGTGAATATGCCATTAAAAACAGTGCCTTTAATGATATGGCAAAACTAAAACGCCATGACTTTCAATCCCTCAATACCAAAAGAGGCTATGCAGCATACACACACAATAAACTTCTTAACAATTACAAATACGCCGTAGGTATTAAAACAGGATTTACGCAAAAAGCTGGCCCTTGTTTAATTGCAAGAGCAAAAAAAGATGATAAAGATATTTTAGTGGTCATGTTAAACTCAGAGCACCGATGGAATGACATTAAAACTATTTTTGAAGATGTACTACCAGATATAACAGAGACAAGAAGTAGCGCTAAAAAAGCTGCCGCACCTTCTAAAAACAGTAAGAAAACCGCTTCTGGCAAGAAAAAAGCACAAAAAATCGCTTAG
- the modB gene encoding molybdate ABC transporter permease subunit has product MFETLKALEWTPFLVSFKLASITTAILFCISLVIAWNLSQSKSRFKPIFEAITALPIVLPPSVLGFYILYALSFHSPLGRFFQDVLGLKLVFNFTGLVVASCFYSLPFMVQPLQSGFEALPKNMLEASYIAGKNKLQTLFFVAMPNIKPSLMTAIVITFAHTVGEFGVVLMVGGSIPGETKVASVAIYEMVETMDYTLAHIYSAIMVGLSFLVLLLVYMFNRQQNHHLGGVYDRD; this is encoded by the coding sequence ATGTTTGAAACATTAAAAGCCTTAGAGTGGACTCCTTTTCTCGTTTCATTCAAATTAGCGTCCATTACCACAGCAATTCTTTTTTGTATTTCTTTGGTGATTGCATGGAATTTATCGCAAAGTAAGTCTCGTTTTAAACCTATTTTTGAGGCGATTACAGCACTTCCTATTGTCTTACCACCTTCAGTTTTAGGTTTTTACATTCTCTATGCCCTTTCGTTTCATTCTCCTCTTGGACGTTTTTTTCAAGATGTACTGGGTTTAAAGTTAGTCTTTAACTTCACAGGGCTGGTTGTCGCAAGTTGTTTTTATTCATTGCCTTTTATGGTACAACCCTTACAGAGCGGTTTTGAAGCATTACCCAAAAATATGCTAGAAGCATCGTATATCGCTGGTAAAAACAAACTCCAAACCCTTTTTTTTGTAGCAATGCCCAATATCAAGCCTTCGTTAATGACAGCTATTGTCATTACCTTTGCTCATACCGTGGGTGAATTTGGTGTCGTTTTGATGGTGGGTGGAAGTATTCCTGGTGAGACAAAAGTTGCTTCAGTAGCTATTTATGAGATGGTTGAAACCATGGACTATACGCTGGCGCATATTTACAGTGCGATTATGGTGGGACTTAGTTTCTTGGTTCTTTTATTGGTTTATATGTTCAATCGCCAACAGAACCACCATTTAGGAGGAGTTTATGATAGAGATTGA
- a CDS encoding YigZ family protein, which yields MQTIEETFSATVEEKKSTFLAYLCPMSSFDALHQKLKNDHPKAAHIVWAKRYFNEYRQIVENNSDDGEPKGTSGPPVLNVMRGVELVEAGLLIVRYFGGIKLGTGGLVRAYGSSAKEVIAHAKLIPFVFKERVLFSTIYSLVPRFEHYTSTQNVTVIKREFQSDGVMWEIEVSADEKEHFLLFSHHFERDGFRLL from the coding sequence ATGCAAACGATTGAAGAGACGTTTTCTGCAACAGTTGAAGAGAAAAAATCGACTTTTTTAGCCTATTTGTGCCCGATGAGCTCTTTTGATGCTTTACATCAAAAACTCAAAAATGACCACCCAAAAGCAGCACATATTGTATGGGCTAAGCGCTATTTTAATGAATACCGTCAAATTGTAGAAAACAACAGTGATGATGGTGAGCCCAAAGGAACGTCTGGTCCACCCGTGCTCAACGTCATGCGTGGCGTGGAACTGGTGGAAGCAGGGCTATTAATCGTGCGTTATTTTGGGGGTATTAAGCTTGGAACGGGTGGTTTAGTGCGCGCCTATGGCAGTAGTGCTAAGGAAGTCATCGCTCATGCAAAACTCATCCCTTTTGTTTTTAAAGAGCGCGTTTTGTTTAGTACCATTTATTCGCTCGTACCTCGTTTTGAACACTATACGTCAACACAAAACGTCACCGTTATTAAAAGAGAGTTTCAAAGTGATGGTGTGATGTGGGAGATAGAAGTAAGTGCTGATGAGAAAGAGCATTTTCTACTCTTTTCTCATCATTTTGAAAGAGATGGTTTTAGACTGTTATAG
- a CDS encoding ABC transporter permease, with product MSLAMLFEAWRAMGANRLRTFLTMLGMVIGVGAVIVMSAIGAGTQAKVKESIASMGSNLLIVLAGSMTSGGVRLGSGGVQTLTISDASAMEELESILATAPTSSGSAQLIYQSANWSTQVTGTTPSYFQVRDWEIESGYPFMDSDVRGATRVVVLGKTIAQNLFGDEDPVGKTIRIKNSPYLVVGILAKKGQSLDGRDQDDTAIVPITTAQTKLFGSQFKGSVRFIMVEAASESVMDKAEQEIAQLLRQRHKLRENAEDDFTIRNLTALANTAAETTKAMSLMLAAIASISLLVGGIGIMNIMLVSVTERTREIGIRIAIGAKQRHILVQFLLEALMISIIGCLIGVCVGVGGALLVQKFFSISVAITQSSIMISFLVATGVGVFFGFYPARKAANLEPIEALRYQ from the coding sequence ATGAGTTTGGCTATGTTATTTGAAGCATGGCGCGCGATGGGTGCCAATAGGCTTAGAACGTTTTTAACGATGTTAGGTATGGTGATTGGAGTAGGTGCTGTTATCGTCATGTCCGCTATAGGCGCAGGTACACAAGCTAAAGTCAAAGAGTCCATCGCTTCGATGGGAAGTAATCTTCTCATTGTTCTTGCAGGTTCTATGACATCAGGAGGTGTCAGACTTGGAAGTGGAGGGGTACAAACACTCACCATCTCAGATGCATCTGCTATGGAAGAGTTAGAGAGTATTTTGGCAACGGCTCCAACATCATCAGGTTCTGCCCAACTGATTTACCAGTCCGCAAACTGGTCAACACAAGTGACAGGAACGACACCGTCGTATTTTCAAGTACGTGATTGGGAAATCGAGAGTGGCTATCCGTTTATGGACTCTGATGTAAGGGGTGCTACACGTGTTGTCGTGCTTGGAAAGACCATCGCACAAAATCTTTTTGGCGATGAAGACCCCGTTGGTAAAACCATACGTATTAAAAACAGTCCGTATCTGGTTGTGGGAATTCTTGCAAAAAAAGGACAGAGTTTAGATGGTAGAGACCAAGACGACACAGCCATAGTACCTATAACCACAGCGCAAACAAAACTTTTTGGTAGCCAATTTAAAGGCTCTGTGCGTTTTATCATGGTTGAAGCCGCTTCTGAGAGTGTGATGGATAAAGCAGAACAAGAGATCGCTCAACTGTTGCGACAGCGCCATAAACTACGTGAAAATGCGGAAGATGACTTTACGATTAGAAATCTTACCGCCCTTGCCAATACGGCAGCAGAAACAACAAAAGCCATGTCTTTAATGCTTGCAGCCATTGCTTCTATTTCGCTCTTAGTTGGTGGCATTGGAATTATGAATATTATGCTTGTCTCTGTGACCGAGCGAACGCGTGAAATTGGTATACGCATCGCCATTGGTGCAAAACAGCGTCATATCCTAGTGCAGTTTTTACTTGAAGCCTTGATGATTTCTATCATTGGTTGTTTGATTGGTGTGTGTGTGGGAGTGGGCGGTGCGCTATTGGTTCAAAAATTCTTTTCGATTAGCGTTGCTATTACGCAAAGCTCTATCATGATCTCTTTTTTAGTGGCAACAGGCGTGGGAGTCTTTTTTGGATTTTATCCTGCGCGAAAAGCGGCTAACTTAGAGCCTATTGAGGCGCTTCGATACCAGTAA
- the modA gene encoding molybdate ABC transporter substrate-binding protein — translation MRKLLMCMCILCLGHAASDDLKIAVGAGYKKPVLEVLKAYEQTYQGQKIDAMYGNMAQIFAHAKQMEITLVIADKKFLEKQKELSFVNYEKIGEGIAVIAYAKGVSFNNIEDLKNEQIKTIAMPEAKKAIYGDAGIEFLNTTKLYESLKDKLIVVATVPQVSSYVNTHEVDVGIMNLTAALDNIDKLGGYIKIPQEYYTPIEIVAGSLKACESDKICQEFIAFLKTPKAKEIFVKYGL, via the coding sequence ATGAGAAAGCTCTTGATGTGTATGTGTATTCTTTGTTTAGGGCATGCTGCTTCTGATGATCTTAAAATCGCAGTCGGTGCAGGGTATAAGAAACCTGTTTTGGAAGTGTTAAAAGCATACGAACAGACATATCAAGGTCAAAAAATTGATGCTATGTATGGCAATATGGCACAGATTTTTGCACATGCTAAACAGATGGAAATTACGCTAGTAATTGCCGATAAAAAATTTTTGGAAAAACAAAAAGAGCTTAGTTTTGTAAATTATGAAAAAATCGGAGAGGGCATTGCTGTGATTGCTTATGCTAAGGGTGTTTCGTTTAATAATATTGAGGATTTGAAAAACGAGCAGATAAAAACTATCGCAATGCCAGAAGCTAAAAAAGCGATTTATGGCGATGCCGGTATTGAGTTTTTAAATACGACCAAATTGTATGAGAGCCTTAAAGACAAACTGATCGTGGTTGCTACCGTGCCTCAAGTAAGCTCTTATGTCAATACACATGAGGTTGATGTTGGAATTATGAATTTAACCGCAGCTCTTGATAACATCGATAAACTTGGAGGTTACATAAAAATTCCTCAAGAGTATTACACGCCCATAGAGATAGTTGCTGGAAGTTTAAAAGCGTGTGAATCTGATAAAATCTGTCAAGAGTTCATTGCATTTTTGAAAACGCCTAAAGCAAAAGAGATATTTGTTAAATATGGGCTTTGA
- a CDS encoding TOBE domain-containing protein, whose translation MEGIVSGVMSFDKPALLEKRIRLLEAIAETGSITSAAKRVGLSYKAAWEAVDTMNNLSKTPLVVRVTGGSGGGGTTLTPLGVEVVANYSVLKKEYERFLNRLSTIGNFEMNSLKHIQRIAMQISARNQLMGKIGEIKQAKVNAEVSIVLKSGVVLVSTITNSAVEELGLEIGDEVVGIIKASSVLISNTLDIATSARNKLGGVITDIKLGDVNAQVSVDIGQNDVVVATITSESVKHLGLSVGKKVCAIIKSSSILIGK comes from the coding sequence ATGGAAGGGATTGTTTCTGGTGTGATGAGTTTTGATAAGCCAGCTCTTTTAGAAAAGAGGATTAGGCTTCTTGAAGCCATTGCCGAAACAGGCTCCATTACCAGCGCTGCAAAGAGAGTGGGGCTTAGTTACAAAGCGGCATGGGAGGCGGTAGATACGATGAATAACCTCTCCAAAACCCCTCTTGTTGTACGTGTTACAGGTGGAAGTGGTGGAGGAGGGACAACACTTACTCCTCTTGGTGTTGAGGTTGTTGCTAATTATAGTGTTTTGAAAAAAGAGTATGAACGGTTTTTAAATCGACTCTCCACTATCGGTAACTTTGAAATGAATAGTTTAAAACACATACAAAGGATTGCTATGCAAATCAGCGCACGTAATCAGCTGATGGGTAAAATCGGCGAGATTAAACAAGCGAAAGTGAATGCAGAGGTAAGCATTGTGCTCAAAAGTGGAGTTGTCCTTGTCTCAACGATCACCAATAGTGCCGTAGAAGAGCTAGGACTTGAAATCGGTGATGAAGTTGTAGGCATTATAAAAGCCTCTTCGGTCTTGATCTCTAACACACTTGATATTGCGACCAGTGCAAGAAACAAACTTGGTGGGGTCATTACAGACATAAAACTTGGTGACGTGAACGCACAAGTTAGTGTAGATATCGGTCAAAATGATGTGGTTGTAGCGACTATTACCAGTGAATCTGTGAAACATTTAGGCCTTTCTGTGGGCAAAAAAGTGTGTGCTATCATCAAATCCAGTAGTATCTTAATCGGAAAGTAA
- the proC gene encoding pyrroline-5-carboxylate reductase, which translates to MKLLLIGAGNMGGAMLQGLHVKDITVVEAYPPRAEELQALYPSIKIVSEIPSLEGYIVILAIKPQSFGTLHTKGIAEGVISIMAGVSLEKLKSGIMAKHYIRSMPNMAALVRKSATSLCGDAALKDEAMDILSSIGRCFWLESEKELDIATGLSGSAPAWIALVAEALSDGAVNLGMKRDMTYQYVATLFEGVGEVLKNEHPAILKDKVMSPAGTTAAGYAKLEEGKVRDSFIKAMEASYERAKGFSK; encoded by the coding sequence ATGAAGTTACTTTTAATTGGTGCTGGCAATATGGGTGGAGCGATGCTCCAAGGTTTACATGTAAAAGATATTACTGTAGTAGAAGCATATCCTCCAAGAGCAGAAGAGTTACAGGCACTCTATCCGAGTATTAAAATTGTGAGCGAAATTCCTTCATTGGAGGGGTATATTGTTATTCTTGCGATTAAACCGCAATCGTTTGGAACATTACACACAAAAGGAATTGCCGAAGGTGTTATCTCCATTATGGCGGGCGTGAGTTTAGAAAAACTGAAATCTGGCATTATGGCAAAACACTACATTCGCTCCATGCCAAATATGGCGGCATTGGTACGCAAATCTGCAACCTCTTTATGTGGCGATGCTGCGCTCAAAGATGAAGCAATGGATATCTTAAGTTCTATTGGTCGTTGCTTTTGGCTTGAGAGTGAGAAAGAGCTAGATATCGCAACGGGACTTTCAGGTTCTGCTCCTGCATGGATCGCGCTGGTGGCTGAGGCACTCAGTGATGGCGCTGTCAATCTTGGAATGAAACGTGATATGACGTATCAATACGTTGCAACCTTGTTTGAAGGTGTTGGAGAAGTACTTAAAAATGAACACCCTGCAATTTTAAAAGATAAAGTGATGTCTCCAGCTGGAACAACAGCCGCAGGTTATGCAAAACTTGAAGAGGGCAAAGTGAGAGATAGCTTTATTAAAGCGATGGAAGCGTCGTATGAAAGAGCGAAGGGATTTTCAAAGTAG
- a CDS encoding ABC transporter ATP-binding protein → MIEIDVRKELLGSQGKMNLSVNLSFESKSFVALSGQSGSGKTTLLRILAGLEKAHGKISVDDEIWLDGTRALAPQQRGIGFVFQDYALFPNMSVLENLIFVRKDKALAHQLLELSELSELANRKPATLSGGQKQRVSLCRAMMNRPKLLLMDEPLSALDPSMRNKLQHEILTLHKNFGTTTIMVSHDPSEIYRLSDRVIVLSQGQVIQDGDAKSVLLRTQGSQKFSFEGELLDIVKVDVIYVAIVAIGQQIVEIVLDGSEAKDLHVGDIVSLGTKAFAPMIQKMKEK, encoded by the coding sequence ATGATAGAGATTGACGTGCGTAAAGAGCTTTTAGGCTCACAAGGAAAAATGAATTTATCGGTCAATCTCTCCTTTGAATCCAAAAGTTTTGTAGCCCTTTCAGGACAAAGCGGCAGTGGGAAAACGACATTGCTTCGTATTTTGGCAGGCCTTGAAAAGGCACACGGTAAGATTAGTGTTGATGATGAGATATGGCTTGATGGTACACGTGCTCTAGCGCCTCAACAACGAGGCATTGGCTTTGTGTTTCAAGACTATGCACTCTTTCCTAACATGAGTGTTTTGGAAAATCTGATTTTTGTACGTAAAGACAAAGCATTAGCACATCAGCTTTTAGAGTTGAGTGAACTCTCAGAGCTTGCAAATCGTAAGCCAGCGACACTCTCTGGTGGTCAAAAACAGCGTGTGAGTCTGTGTCGAGCCATGATGAACAGACCCAAACTTCTTTTGATGGATGAGCCTCTCTCTGCGCTCGATCCTTCGATGCGAAACAAACTGCAACATGAGATTTTAACGCTTCATAAAAACTTTGGTACGACAACGATCATGGTCAGTCATGACCCCAGTGAAATTTACCGCTTAAGTGACCGTGTCATTGTCCTCTCCCAAGGTCAGGTAATACAAGATGGCGATGCAAAAAGTGTGCTTCTTCGAACACAAGGAAGTCAAAAATTCTCCTTTGAGGGTGAGCTTTTAGACATTGTCAAAGTTGATGTGATTTATGTTGCTATTGTGGCGATTGGTCAGCAGATCGTAGAGATTGTGCTTGATGGTAGCGAAGCAAAAGATCTTCACGTTGGAGATATTGTAAGTCTTGGTACAAAAGCCTTTGCGCCTATGATTCAAAAGATGAAGGAAAAGTGA
- a CDS encoding YceI family protein: protein MKHLFKLLMASALLFSLAEAKEFVIDNTHSNIGFSIKHMMISNVKGNFNTYSADIDYDAEKKVFNKLAAKIEAASIDTGITKRDDHLRSADFFDVEKFKTIDFVMTSMKDGKIHGKITIHGVTKDIVLESKVHGVIKDFQGHQRVGFTLEGKLNRKDFGLTWNKILEGGGLTVDDTVNLSIEVEAIEL from the coding sequence ATGAAACATCTCTTCAAATTGCTTATGGCTAGTGCTCTTCTTTTCTCTTTAGCAGAGGCAAAGGAGTTTGTGATTGACAATACCCACTCTAATATTGGTTTTTCTATCAAACATATGATGATCTCAAACGTTAAAGGTAATTTCAATACATACAGTGCTGACATCGACTATGATGCAGAGAAAAAAGTCTTCAATAAACTTGCAGCAAAAATTGAAGCGGCTTCTATCGACACAGGAATTACAAAAAGAGATGACCACTTAAGAAGTGCTGATTTCTTTGATGTTGAAAAGTTTAAAACCATTGATTTTGTTATGACTTCCATGAAAGATGGCAAAATACATGGAAAAATCACCATTCATGGCGTGACCAAAGATATCGTTCTTGAGAGCAAAGTACACGGTGTGATTAAAGATTTTCAAGGTCACCAAAGAGTCGGTTTTACATTAGAGGGTAAACTCAACCGTAAAGATTTTGGACTCACATGGAATAAAATCTTAGAAGGTGGTGGATTAACCGTTGATGACACGGTCAATCTTTCTATTGAAGTTGAAGCTATCGAACTATAA
- the modB gene encoding molybdate ABC transporter permease subunit has product MGFEMVQVWHPLVLSLKTISVVALLLVFIGIPLSYYLSNEQLKYKWLIETFVTLPLIFPPIAIGFLLLLLLGKYGWIGSYLNTLGIRFIFEFKGLVIAGFVAALPLMVKPLQSAIELFPKAIKEAAYMSGKSRFHTFVFIILPCIKKSLFAALLIAEARALGEVGITLMLGGNIVGKTDTISLAIYNAVFDGEYALALFLCAILIVVSLAVFIALHFFQKEEQLL; this is encoded by the coding sequence ATGGGCTTTGAGATGGTACAGGTTTGGCATCCGTTGGTGCTAAGCCTTAAAACCATCAGTGTGGTTGCGCTCCTTTTGGTTTTTATAGGAATTCCTCTTTCGTATTATCTCTCCAATGAACAGCTTAAATATAAGTGGTTGATTGAAACGTTTGTAACTCTACCATTGATTTTCCCACCTATTGCTATAGGTTTTTTACTGCTGCTTCTTTTAGGTAAATATGGCTGGATTGGAAGCTACTTAAACACACTAGGTATACGTTTCATTTTTGAGTTCAAAGGGCTTGTAATAGCAGGCTTTGTTGCCGCTCTTCCATTGATGGTTAAACCATTGCAATCTGCGATTGAACTTTTCCCCAAGGCGATTAAAGAAGCAGCGTATATGAGTGGTAAAAGTAGGTTTCATACCTTTGTCTTTATTATTCTTCCGTGTATCAAAAAAAGTCTATTTGCGGCACTTTTAATTGCAGAAGCTCGAGCACTGGGAGAAGTTGGCATAACCTTGATGCTAGGTGGCAATATTGTTGGTAAGACGGATACGATTTCCCTTGCGATTTACAATGCCGTTTTTGATGGAGAGTACGCTCTAGCACTTTTTTTATGTGCTATTTTGATTGTTGTTTCTTTAGCCGTTTTTATAGCATTGCATTTTTTCCAAAAAGAGGAGCAGTTGCTTTAA
- the modA gene encoding molybdate ABC transporter substrate-binding protein, with amino-acid sequence MLKVLIASAVMSVSLLAGEISVAVAANLSDVVEVFKTEFAKTNPNTKVNTILGASGKFTTQIKSGAPFDLFLSADMGFPENLYAEKIAVTKPVVYASGALAMVSTKGLDLSKGIAVLNDPKVEKIAIANPKTAPYGTASIEVFKNAQLFEKVEPKLVQGDSISQALQFSITAADVGFVNASAFYSDKMKAYKKGVQWVDVDPKLYTPIAQGIVLLKQAENNAEAKAFYDLILSAKAKAIFKNYGYLVNE; translated from the coding sequence ATGTTAAAAGTATTGATCGCTAGTGCAGTAATGTCCGTTTCTCTTCTTGCAGGAGAGATTAGTGTTGCGGTTGCCGCCAACTTGAGTGATGTCGTTGAGGTTTTTAAAACAGAGTTCGCTAAAACAAACCCAAATACAAAAGTCAACACGATTTTAGGAGCAAGCGGAAAGTTTACAACACAGATTAAAAGTGGTGCTCCTTTTGATTTGTTTTTAAGTGCAGACATGGGGTTTCCTGAAAATCTTTACGCTGAAAAAATTGCTGTCACAAAACCTGTTGTCTATGCCAGTGGCGCTTTAGCGATGGTAAGTACCAAAGGGCTTGATTTAAGCAAAGGCATTGCTGTACTCAATGATCCAAAAGTAGAAAAAATTGCCATTGCTAACCCAAAAACAGCTCCATATGGAACAGCAAGTATCGAAGTATTTAAAAATGCACAACTCTTTGAGAAAGTAGAGCCAAAATTGGTTCAGGGTGATAGCATCTCTCAGGCATTACAATTTTCCATTACGGCAGCAGATGTAGGCTTTGTCAATGCTTCCGCTTTTTACAGTGACAAAATGAAAGCGTATAAAAAAGGAGTTCAATGGGTGGATGTTGACCCAAAACTCTACACGCCAATTGCGCAAGGAATTGTCCTTTTGAAACAAGCAGAAAACAATGCAGAAGCGAAAGCATTTTATGATCTTATCTTAAGCGCAAAAGCCAAAGCAATCTTTAAAAACTATGGATATTTAGTCAATGAATAG
- the modD gene encoding ModD protein, protein MMDMIREDVGLIDMTTVGLGIGSYKAKISFSTKEPIVLCGVEFVDEMCRKLGLETHIFKACGDKLEAGELILEAYGRADAAHKAWKVSQNILEFLSGIATKTHTMITLARTMNPKIELLTTRKIFPRTKELALKAVYAGGGAHHRLGLYDSVLVFKQHCAFFESDAAFEVQFAKMKQMYLEKKIVVEVDSLDEARYFARLGADIVQCEKMSFEALKQCVALKNEFPYLLLSATGGIGEHNIVDYAATGVDFIVTSSPYHAKPSDIRVVIERV, encoded by the coding sequence ATGATGGATATGATACGTGAAGATGTCGGACTGATCGACATGACCACGGTAGGATTAGGGATTGGCTCATACAAAGCCAAAATCTCATTTTCAACAAAAGAGCCCATCGTTTTATGTGGGGTAGAGTTTGTGGATGAGATGTGCCGTAAACTTGGGCTTGAAACGCACATTTTCAAAGCATGTGGCGATAAACTTGAAGCGGGTGAGCTTATCTTAGAAGCCTATGGTAGGGCAGATGCAGCACATAAAGCATGGAAAGTGTCTCAAAATATTTTAGAATTTTTAAGTGGCATTGCGACAAAAACTCATACCATGATTACCCTTGCAAGAACAATGAACCCAAAAATAGAGCTGTTAACCACGCGTAAAATTTTTCCTCGCACCAAAGAATTAGCACTCAAAGCCGTCTATGCAGGAGGTGGTGCACACCATCGTTTGGGGCTTTATGACTCTGTCTTGGTTTTTAAACAGCATTGTGCTTTTTTTGAGAGTGATGCAGCATTTGAAGTACAATTTGCAAAAATGAAGCAAATGTATTTGGAAAAAAAGATTGTGGTTGAGGTAGATAGTCTTGATGAAGCACGTTATTTTGCACGTCTTGGCGCTGATATCGTGCAATGTGAAAAGATGAGTTTTGAGGCTTTAAAACAGTGTGTTGCCCTAAAAAATGAGTTTCCATACCTACTGCTTTCTGCTACGGGGGGTATTGGTGAACATAATATTGTTGATTATGCTGCCACGGGAGTTGATTTTATCGTGACGTCATCGCCGTATCATGCGAAACCTTCTGATATTAGAGTTGTTATTGAGAGAGTGTAA